In Brachypodium distachyon strain Bd21 chromosome 5, Brachypodium_distachyon_v3.0, whole genome shotgun sequence, the genomic window GTTTAGCTGCATTGCTCTATTTTGTTGTCATTTCAGCATATGTGACTTGTTGGTTTATGGTCAATGCTGCCAAAGAGAAACTCCGACAACTATCCAATGAACTTCATAGAGCTCCGACGAGCTACAGTGAACTCCGGCAAGCTCTGGGCGAATTCAATTCTATGGACACAGGGTTGCCAAATTGATTCCAACTAGTAATATCTTGTACAACCAAACGAACAGAATTGGTATTAGAACAGATATCACAATACAGAGGCTGGTTTGGCATTAGAGCCAATTCAATTCTGAAGTCTTGAATATCTAACTAGATCCAAAGGAAGCCTCGCAGCTGTCGTCGTGAGCAGCGAACCAGGGAAGctggagcgcggcggcggcaggcagCCGCTTGCTAGGATCACAAGTGAGGAGCCCCTTGAGGACCTGGAAGCCGTCCCTGGACAGCAGCTCCTCCGGGAACAGCTCGCCGAGCCGGTTGcagtgccggcgccgccgctgctgttcCCGGCGCCACAGCGGCACCTTGTGAGCCACGAAGGACGCCTCGTACGGCTTCCACGCCCTCTTGCCCGGCACCCCGAGCAAGTCGAAGATCTCGTAGAGCGTGTCAGAGTCGCAGCCGCCGTCGAACAgcacctcgccggtgaggagcTCCGCCATGACGCAGCCGAGCGACCACGTGTCGACGAGCGCGTCGTACCCTCCCGGCTTCTCCAGCAGCATCTCCGGCGCGCTGTACGGCCTCGTCCCGGCCGCGTAGTAGCATTCCTCGGCGTCGTGCGTGCAGTACAGAGCTGAGCCGAAGTCGCAGATCTTGACGACGCGATGGTCGTCGTCGACGAGGATGTTTTCCGGCTTGATGTCGCGGTGGATGACGCCGTGCTGGTGCATGTGCGCCGCGGCCGACAGCAGCTGCCGCATGACGCGGCGCGCGTGGGCCTCCGGgaagggccgccgccggtggcccATGCGGATGCAGTCGTGGAGGGTCGGCCCGTCCACGTAGTCCATGACGAGGCAGTAGTCGTTGGTGCTCTCCGTGCGCGCCATGCCATGGAGAGTGACGAGTGATGGGTGGGCCGGGCAGCCGACCATGAAGCAGGCCTCACGCAGGAGGTCGCGGACGGTGCCGCCGGAGTAGCCGTGGAGGGACTTCAGGGCCACGGTCTTGCCCGTGGCACGGTGGCGCGCCTTCGTGACCACGCcggccgagcccgagccgaGCTTCCGGAACTCGTCGTAGTCGTCGAGGATGCTGCCGACGATGCCCGTgatagtcgtcgtcgtcccgtgtgcggctgcggcggcgatcAGGGCGGAAATGGCAGCAGCGACTTGTGCGTCGCTCATGGCTGTCTCGTCGGAGGCGTCGTGCTCGCGGATCATGGCGAAGATGGCCGCGATCCGGGTCTCGGCCCCGGcgtgctcctcgtcgtcggccaTGCCTTACGTGATGACTGCCTGCTTGCGAGGTCGCGTAGTAGGAAGGAAAAAAGTGGTGTCATCCGGGGTCCGAACCGGAGTCTTGGGCCCCGGAAACGTTGCGAGGGCGATGATCGGTTCGAGAGGGATTGGGCTCCATTATATGCATGGAGCGGAGGACAGTCCGATTACTGCAGGAACTCGGCAAGACCCAGCGTGGCGCGTCAGCGCGTGCACTCGTGTACTCTACGGATTCGGAATAGGCCCGGATCaattaattaatatggaaGGCTTGGAAAATACTCCTACGTCCAACAATTCATAACAACGATTTCATGCAGTAAGATTAGCTGGCTACGTACACATTACaaattgagtaaatttcagaattAGACCACATTTTTTTAAGACAGTCGTAAATGAGAGACAGTCTGCAAAGCCGCACTTTTTTAGGCCGTTCGTCTCAAGTAGCTCAAAACCGGGTTTTAGACGTTTTCACTTGAatcccgacaggtggggcccaccggTCGGACGTTCCTGTACCTTCCGTTGATCGAATGACTTACGTTTTATAGTGTTGGCAATATATTTACAACTAACTGAAATTTGAGGTAAATTTGCAGGTCCTGCACCTTATCTGTTGATCAAATGACTTATATTTCATAGTGTTGGCAATATATTTATAAACTCAATTTTGATACTGAAAGTGTAGAACTATATATTGTTTCCAGAAATATAAAAACGTGACAAAACCGTGTGTGGATAGAAGTACCAAAATGTTCCTCGTTGTTTGTAGGTTATAAGTTGGGCTAATTCATGCTATACTTCATCCAAATGTACAGATAGTAGATACCATACAGTTACCACCATTCTGATAGTTATGCAAtctattttcattttttatacTTTGTTTGTGCTTCCCGCATTCTATTAATTTTTTATGTGATAAATAACGGCTTTCGAACACGCTATCCCTATGTCATATTGTGCATACACGGTGTTGCCtgtggaaaaagaaaatggtgtTTCAATTTCATCTTTAAAATCTTGTTTTTTTCAGGTGCTCCAACTATCAGGTTTGTATTAGATGGAGAAATGCTAGCTCTTATTTACTTGTGAAGCATATAATTTTACAAGTAAGCCACAAAATAATCTTGGTTATGCTACAATTTCTCTTGTCCTTGGTATTTTCTCATTGTATCTGTGGATTTCTCATACTTGGTGATATCTTTTTACAGATTATTGGCAAGATATCTGTAGCTGGTGCAACATACAAATCAGTGAAGTTTGTTGTATGTTTCATGTTTGTAATATCTGTATGAACCAATTATCATATGATGTACTGCCACCGTcagatttgtatagattctcatacaaatccacatcacttatttcggtatggagggagtagtatgatGATCAAATCAGACGTGTAGATCAAAGGATAACACAATTTGGAAACTTATTGGATCATCAATTGTTGCaggaaagattttttttttttactgctgCCGATGATGTAAAAC contains:
- the LOC100829363 gene encoding putative cyclin-dependent kinase F-2, producing MADDEEHAGAETRIAAIFAMIREHDASDETAMSDAQVAAAISALIAAAAAHGTTTTITGIVGSILDDYDEFRKLGSGSAGVVTKARHRATGKTVALKSLHGYSGGTVRDLLREACFMVGCPAHPSLVTLHGMARTESTNDYCLVMDYVDGPTLHDCIRMGHRRRPFPEAHARRVMRQLLSAAAHMHQHGVIHRDIKPENILVDDDHRVVKICDFGSALYCTHDAEECYYAAGTRPYSAPEMLLEKPGGYDALVDTWSLGCVMAELLTGEVLFDGGCDSDTLYEIFDLLGVPGKRAWKPYEASFVAHKVPLWRREQQRRRRHCNRLGELFPEELLSRDGFQVLKGLLTCDPSKRLPAAAALQLPWFAAHDDSCEASFGSS